In Syngnathus scovelli strain Florida chromosome 10, RoL_Ssco_1.2, whole genome shotgun sequence, the following are encoded in one genomic region:
- the s1pr1 gene encoding sphingosine 1-phosphate receptor 1, which translates to MADPVLSGLIARHYNYTGKLRLRDGASGLKADSAVFLAVCCLIVLENLLVLATIWRTKKFHKPMFYFLGNLALSDLLAGMVYGANILLSGANTYRLTPTQWFLREGSVFVALAASVFSLLAIAVERHLTMVKMKVHDGGGRASRVFPLISAVWMVAGMLGSLPLMGWNCIGRLECCSTVLPLYHKTYILFCTSVFSVILMAIVALYARIYALVRRRHSRRLASRSMALLRTVVVVLSCFIACWAPLFVLLLLDAACRVHGCAVLYQAEWFLALAVLNSATNPLIYTLTSNEMRRAFLQTLLCGSARLHAAAEFGLSRSENSPRPDGEEVPPPIHPTLSSS; encoded by the coding sequence ATGGCCGACCCCGTCCTATCTGGCCTGATCGCCAGGCACTACAACTACACTGGCAAGCTCCGGCTGCGAGACGGCGCCTCAGGCCTGAAGGCCGACTCGGCGGTCTTCCTGGCGGTGTGCTGCCTGATTGTCCTGGAGAACCTACTGGTCCTGGCCACCATCTGGAGGACCAAGAAGTTCCACAAGCCCATGTTCTACTTCCTGGGCAACCTGGCGCTGTCGGACCTCCTGGCAGGCATGGTGTACGGCGCCAACATCCTGCTGTCGGGCGCCAACACCTACCGGCTGACGCCCACCCAGTGGTTCCTGCGCGAGGGCTCCGTGTTTGTGGCGCTGGCGGCGTCCGTCTTCAGCTTGCTGGCCATCGCCGTGGAGCGCCACCTCACCATGGTGAAGATGAAGGTTCACGACGGGGGTGGGCGCGCCAGCCGTGTCTTCCCACTCATCAGCGCCGTGTGGATGGTGGCAGGCATGCTGGGCAGCCTGCCCCTGATGGGCTGGAACTGCATTGGACGGCTGGAGTGCTGCTCCACTGTGCTGCCGCTCTACCACAAGACCTATATCCTCTTCTGCACCAGTGTCTTCAGCGTCATCCTGATGGCCATTGTGGCGCTATACGCCCGCATCTACGCCCTGGTGCGCAGGCGCCACAGCCGCCGGCTGGCCTCACGCTCCATGGCGCTGCTGCggacggtggtggtggtgctgagCTGCTTCATCGCCTGCTGGGCACCACtctttgtgctgctgctgctggatgctgCTTGCCGCGTGCACGGCTGCGCCGTCCTCTACCAGGCCGAGTGGTTCCTGGCCCTGGCCGTCCTCAACTCGGCCACCAACCCGCTCATCTACACGCTGACCAGCAACGAGATGCGCCGCGCCTTTCTGCAGACGCTGCTGTGCGGATCAGCCCGCCTACACGCTGCTGCCGAGTTCGGCCTCAGCCGCTCTGAGAACTCCCCGCGCCCTGACGGTGAGGAGGTGCCACCGCCGATCCACCCCACCCTGTCCTCCAGCTGA